ccactaaaaaaccaaaccaaaccaccaAAAAAccactggagagagagagagattaggaCACTGAGAAACACAAAAGAAAGACCATGCAAAGACATAGGAAGAACcagtcatccacaaaatgataagAAAAGCCTCAAAGAAATCAACCCTGCTGACATCTTTATCTTTTCTAGTTTCCAGAACTATTAGCAAACACATTTCTGTAATTTAAgctacccagtctgtggtattttgttatggtagcCCTAGAAAACAAACACAGAACCTAACCTGAAACAGACCAAGAGGGCTCCAGGGAAGATTTCAAACGAAAAAGAATCTGATGAATTTACCCATGTTGAGATATTTTACAATGCTATTAGAGATTTGGGGTACGAACTAGTGATAGGTCCATAGGAAATGAAGCAAAAATGACAGGGCACAGGGGATTATAAGAAACGTAACTATGGTACCTTATGGCTCATGGAATAATATTTACCTAGTAACATGAATTTAGAACAGATTTAACCACAAGTTTTATGTGTGGAATGGGTAGAAGGTCTGCAAAAGCATTCTCCTCATCTACCATAGTATCACAAATTGAAAAATCAAGCAGTGGCTATAGTcatattatttaaataatggagcCAAATACCAGATGATAACATGAAAATACTTAAGGTGGTTGCTTCTGAGAAAAGAATATTGGGGCAGGGCAGAGGACTGTTCTTTTTCATGGTAATCTCAGTAGAGTTTAAAAtgtgcttttaaaataaaaacataaattttaaaagcctGAACAGACTACGAAAGCCCTTTTTAAAAGGGGGCTGCTGGTCCTTTTAGCCAGAAGCCTTTTAATGGTATGAGCAGAAACCAGAACCAATGTGTTACAGAATAAATGAAACAAGAGATTTCAAATcctaattagttttttttttttttttaaacaagccaTGCTGATAGCTAAAATAAGGGAGAATACAAAAGGgatgataaataaaaatttttgaaggAGGCAAAGCTTATATGATGGCCCTTTCTACTGGGAGTGTTTTCCTTTGAAGCTGCTTGCCAAGGCCTTTTTCACAACTATGAGACTAGCTGGATTCCCATACCTACCCCTGCTGATTCTGCTTTGCCTTACAGTTGTCTTGCTCCAATTTCTTCCAATGTGAGCCTTCAGGATGTATCCTGGGGAACAATTCTATAAGAGTAGGCTTGTAGCAAGAAGGACTTTTGTATCTCTGTTAAATGTGGAGAGCAGAGAAAAACTTTATGAGCCATTACTTAGATCAAATAGAGTACCCTGATTGAGCCAATCAGATACAGGCAAGAACAGCTGAAGTAGAATACTTCCTTAAAGTCAGATTGTTCATacacaagagagaacagagaaaatacCCCTCATATGCAGTATCAGAAATCCTCAAAACCAGAGGCTTTAAAAAAGGAAGCCAAGTTGCCCAAGTATTCATCAAATATTGATTGAGAGGATGATGAGACACTTGGCTTGGGTAAGCAAAGGTTTCTGGCTCCCTCTGcactaaaaataattaatattctCCCAAATGATCTACCTTCATGTTCCTGAGGTAAAGCACCACTCCAGTGATAGGCAACTGGAGAAAAATCCCAGAGGGTTATGTTCAGCAGAGGAGCAATTACATCAAAACATCCCAGATATCCCAGGCAATTTATAGTCACACCCCATTTGTTCATCAGTCAACCTTTATAATCGATAAAGTTTCTAAGTTTTCTGGATAGTTCTACCCTATTCAAGACATTTATCCTATCAGGTAAATAATGATTTGATTTAATTAACCAGCATTCTGGTTTATCAAATCAGTTTCTCTCACCCAACTGCTAACCAATCTCTCAAATTTTATCCATCTCTGGGTTAGATGGCATATCTGGCAATTCAGTGAAAGGAAGTTGGTCAAATACCACAAAAAAACTGCCAAAGAAAGAAATGTATAATCACAAAAACACCACAATTAATTACAGATAGTGACTAGCTTCTAAAGAAATTTTCTCCTAggtaaattttaattgaaattttgAAGAATTATGGAAAAAAGATACCCTTGTGACTGGGTCAATAGAACACGacaaaaaaacactaaaaatttCTGTACATACACAAACTTATGTTACAAGTCTAGTCAGAAGAAAATACATAGAAAAAagatactattttaaaaaataacctgcAAGAGAAGTTCTTAATACTTAAGTCCTAAAATATCATCTTCCTTTAGAAAACTTTAAGACTGGAATGAcaggttttgttctttttttttttgtttgttttgttttggtattgcTGTAATTACTGTAAATTTATCAGCAAAAAggtaaatatcaatgtaattcctTTAAAAGCTTGAACACAtataaaggaaacaataaaatagatacatacaaaataaaaaataataaaaaaaaaaacaagcaaaaacctCATTTGACCTGAAAAACCTCATTTGACCTGATTTTATTAATCACTCCAGTTATCTTCAGTGCAGCTCTGGTCTCCAGGGAGATATCCAGGACAGGTTTTGTATCACTCGGTCCATCCCCAGTAGGCTGGATAGGACAGTCTCTGATAACTGCCAGGATACCACCTCTTATCCTGGACTGCTTGACTGCCATTTGGCTTCACATTCCAAAAGTATCTCCTTTGTGAATAGTCCTCtccagcagggccaggaggagggaTATGGCCTCTCTGGTAAACATTCTGATTTTGTGAAAATTTTCTTAAACAAAAAGCAATAATCCATTATTAGTATTAATGAAACATATAATAAGCTTTATGAAATAATATACAGATATCCTGATTCTTCTGTTTGCTACCTATTTCACCTTAGCAGATAAATTACTTAAATCATTTTGTCTCCTAATTCTTTATAAAACAGAGCTAATAGTATCTTCCCAGGTTATTATGAAGGTAAAATAAgacaatatatttaaatttcctaCAATGCCCTGGAACATAGACAGGTTCCCAGGAGTCTTTCTACTGTTCCCTCCAAAAGCCTGGCAGggttaaaataaaacaataaagctATTTAGTATGGAAATGGGGGTGCTTTTGCTTTATAAGTAAGTATACATTAATTAGAAAGTATAAAAAATTACTCTAGCCATGGTACATGCAAATTTGGTTAATTAGGATTTAATCATTTCAAAAGCaagatcagtgaatacatataattacaaaaatttggaaatttgataaaagaaaaatgaaacctaCAAATCCCCCTTAATCCCACTTCATCTAATTCAACTGGTTCATATTTCCTTTTGGTCTTTTTCtatttgcatcttttttttttgactgttGAATTATAACCTATTGTTTTTACTTATCATAAGTGAGCTATCATTTTCAATggttttacaaaatgtcatagtATGAATATAACTATTCTGCTATATTCTCCACTATTAGAAATTCAGACCACCAGTCTTTACTATTATAGTATTTCTTGTATTAACATCCCCAATATTATACTACTGTAGTTTGAGCACCAAGCCCAGTGTCTGAGACATAGTAGGGAGTTTGGAAATGTGTTGAATCACAGAATATAGCCTTTTCCATATTTTGAAGTATTTCCTTAGTCTCAACATGGAATCACCATGAGTAttgttatagacattaaaattgTGTTTCAAAAGGGTTGTCACTAGCAAgatcttttaaaaacatttacatctttaaaaaaaaaaatgccaacatATTTTTTCAAAGTGTTTACAATGTGCTACACTGTTTTAACTCAAGTAGTCATCACTGACAATGCCTATGGGGGCATGTATtattcaaatctcacttggctgataAATAAAGAGAACTCTAGAGAGGTTAAGTATCTCACCCAAGATCATACACTGGATGAATGGCAGAGCCAGGATGCAAATCCAGGACCAGCCTGACAACCATGGGGCTGCTCATCAAAAACTGTTGCTAAAATAGTGAAAGAATAATACTCTTTTGCTCTTTTTTGATGGtcaatttcaggtatcaatttgatTAAGGAATACCTAGACAGCTGGTAAAGCATTATTTCTAGATATGTCTATGAAGGTGTTTTGGAAAAGGCTGGTGTGTGAGTTGGTAGACTGAGTGAGGAGATCCTCCCTCAATGTAGGTAAACCCCaatcaaagagaagaaaaggtgAATTTGCCCTCATCTCTAGAACTGGGACACCCTTCTTCTCCTGTTCCTGATATCAGAACTCCAAGAGTCACGGCCCTTGGACTCTAGGACTTGCATGAGTAGTTACCCCTTTCCCCTACCTTCCCATGTCCAAAACCCATGGATTCTCAGGCCTTTGGTGTCAAGACTAAGTCTGAGAATTACCAGGTTCCCTGGTTCAGATGTTTTTTTCACTTGGTCTCTAGCTTTCAGAAGCCAGTTGTAGGATCTCTAAGCCTCCATAATAACATGAACCAATTTCCCTAATAAAGCCTcgcttatgtatgtatgtacgtatgtatgtatgtatgtatctatctatctcttaTTGGTTCTCTCTTTTTGGAGAGTCAATAGACTATTTTAATCAAACTGAAATTTTTCCCATTTCCAAAGTGAAATATTTTTGTGATTTATCTGTTCAAATCCTTTGTTTCTAttgctattttattattttcacttaATTTATATTTACTCTTTTTCCTTATTCTGAAAACCATACCACAATTCATGTAGTCTAAGAATGCAAGATTCTTTCTGGTAGACATATCAGACTGAATTTTACAAATCAATGAAAATGTCTAAATTCCCTTCCAACTGCCTCTGAAGTTTCCTATTTCTCTATTTAGtatctgatttttcaaaatacacaACAAGATGACACCTTCTGGTTTACAATGATCAGTAAGAAAACATCAACTGCTCATCATTATCAAAACATATTTTCAATGATTTATAGTATTAATTTCTATTTTAGGTTCAGAAAAAGGAAAAGCAGAGGTACCTGAATGGCTGCTGCAAGTGTGGGGACTGGGTGTGAAAACGCCGGGAAGGCATTGCATAACCATAGGTCCGATGTAAGTTATACCTAGACCCTTGGTTACCAGACTTGTTAGAGGTGTGGACTGGTTCCATGAGATGTGCTGAGTCTTCAAAATCACTTGTCCTGGATACACCGGAATTCCAATTCCTCAAAGAGAGCATTTCCATACAATATTACTGGTTTCCAAACTTGGTAGTAAATTAAGTGACTAAATATTTTggcttataaaaatgaaaattccttCCTCTGACAATCCCTATTTATAAGGCTCCCCCCAGCAAGTGAATAAGCTACCAGAAGATGGATATATTCAGTTTGAATTACACAAAAGAGAGCTCCCTAACCACAAATTTCACATATAAGACTTACTTTCTGACAGGACCATTCTGAAGGTCTTCAATGTAGTTTTGTCTCTCTATGCAATGTCCCCGGCACCTATTGAATACTGAGGAGTGGATGAACTGTTAGAAATAATTGTAGAGACAACAAAACTTTCCAAGAGAAAGTAAACCAAAGCTGAAATTCATTGACTAATTATTTAGGCTGTTGTAACTCACTACTTCCAAATATATTCCTTTATAAACTTCGGAAAAAGATTATcttgtttgggttttgtttttctttccttttttcttttggtgctggagatcaaacccagggcctcaagcattctaagcaggtactctaccactgagctatacccccagccccaaaagttagttttcttttccttttttaaatttgttatatTGGAACAAATGAATTACGaactatttttcccaaaatttgaGAAATTCATCTACATTTTTACCTTTAACTtttatgaaaaggaaaaaatagtgACAACCCTCATACTTACATTCAATTGCATCATCTGGCCTCATGCCTTCTACATCAATCAAATATCTAACAAAACAACATAATTTGGGTCATTTATATATacgaaaagaaaaaagtttttttttcaaaaggtccAATTTCACTTACAAATGGAGACATAAAAATCTTaaagaaaatatcagcacatctaATTCAACAATAATTATTAAGAATGATATGCCATGACCACGAAAGACCTTACTCCAAGAATGCAAGATGACCCAACTTTAGAAGATCTATTAATAAAAATACTTACATtgatataataataatttaagtaataaaggaaaggaaatatGGGACCAAACTGACAGATGTTTTACAatgtatttgaaaaattaaatagttGTTTTTGATCAAAATACTTTGTACACTAAAAACTGAAGACTTCCTTAAATTGTCAAAGAATTTATCAGGAACCAACAAGCAAAAAACAAATAGGGAAAAATATTAACCTCATatccaaaaaatattttgtaacaaATGTCTGGGCCAGAATGGAGATGCCATCACCTCAGCAATTTCTTCcttactctctctttttttttttttagttatcggcggacacaacatctttgttttttttttgtatgtggtgctgaggatcgaacccgggtcgcacgcatgctaggcgagtgcgctaccgcttgagccacatccccagcccccttccttACTCTCATCTTCATCCCACCACCAAGTACTGACAATGATGTAACCTAAATATCTCTAGAATATGACCACACCTTTCCACCAAATGACTACCACACTTAGTAGTCCAAGCTACTACTATGCCTTAATTCCTACAAAAGCCTCCTAACATGACTCCTTTCTTCTGCAGTTTATTCTTTACTCAGTAGTAAAATGAAAAGTTGAAAATACAAATTTGAATATATTCTACACACTCACCCCCAACAAAAAAGTTCAATAGTTTTCTTGTgttcttaaaataaaacaaagccttAAACCCAGCTCTGAATGATCTAGCTCCTACCCATACTTCCAGATCCATTTTAATGCTATACTTACCCCATGGTCTGATTCCTCCAACACAGTTAATGTCATCTTGTTACAGGGTCTTTGCTGCTTCTTATGTCCACTATTCTCTCCACAGTGTCCCTAACTGGTCAGTACCAATTCAACTTCTGATATTTGCTCAAAGTTCTCCATGGAAACCTAGTCCCTATCATTTATAATTGAGTGCCTATCAGTTATCTCTGGGACAATGACAAACATATTCAAAGATGCTCATACATGAATGTTTGCTATTTTAGTGCTTTATAATATCAAAAACTTATGACTTTCATGTTCATCAGTATACAAAAGTGCAGCCTTTAAAAAGAACATGGTCACAAAGCACTTTCTACAACATATTAAACTATAAAACAGAACATCTATTATACCATaaactaactaaaaaataaataaataaataaataaataaataaataaataaataatatatatatatatgcttgtaTCTGCATTTTTGAAGTTTAAAAAGATGTACACTAAATTATTAATAATGGTAATCTCTGGGTGGGGAACTATATTTCTTTCTACTTTACACATTTTTATACTGATTGCATTTCTTGCAACAAACTTACACTACCATTGCTATCAGACAAAAACAACTTAAACACAGTTTGCCTCTGGGGTTGGCAACTCACCTGCAGATGAGGTAACCAGTCCGGTTTAAGCCATGTGTACAGTGGACACCAATAAGTTTGTCTATAAAACAAGAAATACAGTTAAGTAACTAAAATAGATACACTAAAAAAAGTTATACAATTATTGAAGAGTAACATTTAAAGataccccaatattaccattaccctgaaaagaaatttttaaaaatacatatatagtatAAAAAATTGTCTACTAGAAAATCAACATTCACTGTTTCGAGGAAATTTCAAATAACCTCATGATGTAAATCAATGATGTAAACTGTAGAAGATCTGATCAGGTATTAAAAGCTACACTTGTATTGAGACAAATTCATTGGTTCAAATAGAGCACCTATCAGTAACCGATTAAGTTAtagaaaaaggaagtgaaaaaaaaaaaaaaaacccaacagactagaagaataaaatttgtttttgaatAAAACAAATGGAATGCCttcaccttttaaaaaatatttttggggctggggatgtggctcaagcggtaacacactagcctggcatgcacggggtactgggttcgatactcagcaccacataaaaataaaataaagatgtgtgtccaccaaaaactgaaaaataaatattaaaaaattctctctctctcttccaaaaaaaaaaaatttttttttttttttttgctgtgctggAAATGAAACttggggcctcacacatgctaggcaaatgcttcaccactgagctacatatgaATCCAGCCTCCACTTTTGATATTGAATACAACACTTGTTAGTTacttttagttagttagttacttTTCTCAAAGTGGAAAAATATCAGAAATAGCTTAAACATGTATAGCAAAGATACAATTTCATTTGCCTGCTCTGTTTTGTTTCACTGCTAACTTTGCCTTTTGTTGTCTTTTTTAGGTAACTCTCAGATCTCTCACCTCTTAACTGATACAGAAGACAAAAGAACCATTATAGAAGACAAAAGGACTTAAAACCCTTAATCTATTATCTCCATCTGACATTTTCACCTTAACACCATAAAAGACAATGGGCCTATTATCAGAActattaaaaatatcaaaaactTCCA
Above is a genomic segment from Callospermophilus lateralis isolate mCalLat2 chromosome 14, mCalLat2.hap1, whole genome shotgun sequence containing:
- the Dusp11 gene encoding RNA/RNP complex-1-interacting phosphatase isoform X2, which encodes MSQWHHARSGWGRGRDFSGRPSAKRKGGNRIPERWKDYLPVGQRMPGTRFIAFKVPLQKSFEAKLAPEERFSPLDLFNKIREQNEELGLIIDLTYTQRYYKSEDLPETIPYLKIFTVGHQVPDNNTIFKFKCAVSGFLKENKDNDKLIGVHCTHGLNRTGYLICRYLIDVEGMRPDDAIELFNRCRGHCIERQNYIEDLQNGPVRKNWNSGVSRTSDFEDSAHLMEPVHTSNKSGNQGSRYNLHRTYGYAMPSRRFHTQSPHLQQPFRKFSQNQNVYQRGHIPPPGPAGEDYSQRRYFWNVKPNGSQAVQDKRWYPGSYQRLSYPAYWGWTE
- the Dusp11 gene encoding RNA/RNP complex-1-interacting phosphatase isoform X1, with the translated sequence MPGTRFIAFKVPLQKSFEAKLAPEERFSPLDLFNKIREQNEELGLIIDLTYTQRYYKSEDLPETIPYLKIFTVGHQVPDNNTIFKFKCAVSGFLKENKDNDKLIGVHCTHGLNRTGYLICRYLIDVEGMRPDDAIELFNRCRGHCIERQNYIEDLQNGPVRKNWNSGVSRTSDFEDSAHLMEPVHTSNKSGNQGSRYNLHRTYGYAMPSRRFHTQSPHLQQPFRKFSQNQNVYQRGHIPPPGPAGEDYSQRRYFWNVKPNGSQAVQDKRWYPGSYQRLSYPAYWGWTE